From Flavobacterium sp. 102, a single genomic window includes:
- a CDS encoding glycosyltransferase, which produces MKNKNLNTTTFPGILCVTSYPPRECGIATYSQDLVCALKNKFGKSFEINICALEYKNEELLYPKEVKYILETDNATSYTETAQQINENDMIHMVLVQHEFGLFRNHEDHFLQFLKQLNKPVIIAFHTVLPKPNENLKQLVKNIEAIVQSIIVMTKTSAKILVEDYGIENTSIEVIPHGTHLVEHLDKETLKEKHHLSGRKVLATFGLLSSGKCIETSISALRLIVKRYPEVLFLVIGKTHPNVVKEEGERYRDRLQEKIEEMHLQHNVKFINQYLSLKDLLEYLQLTDIYLFTSKDRNQAVSGTFAYALSCGCPIISTPFPHANEVLQDETGIIVDFENPKQLARNVINLIEDNELCSRISANGIHRIAPTVWENSAIAHALLFDSVTKNNLALTYKIPEINLNHVKKMTTDYAMIQFSDINQPDIESGYTLDDNARALVAMCQHYEITKEESDLEYINLYFNFIKECLQDENYFLNYVDKHKKFTKQNSETNLADSNGRAIWALGYLISFSDIMPEELIEDARNVMKLSLSNVLNIHSPRAMAFIIKGIYYSNSKNNKASNLFLIKHLADKLVQMYKHESKEKWQWYESYLTYGNSILSEAMLCAYLTLGTTIYKEIAIISFDFLLNKIFTENSIKVISNKGWMNNNEETREEKIGGEQPIDVAYTIMALSKFYDAFHDEDYLQKMRIAFNWFLGKNHLNQIIYNPCTGGCYDGLEEDYINLNQGAESTVSYLMARLTIEKYFGAQNKRQTTAKVSQNRLPKTNRPSQYVSL; this is translated from the coding sequence ATGAAAAATAAAAATCTCAATACCACTACTTTCCCGGGAATCCTATGTGTTACCTCTTATCCGCCACGCGAATGTGGCATTGCTACCTATTCTCAAGATTTGGTTTGTGCCTTAAAAAACAAATTCGGAAAATCATTCGAAATAAATATTTGTGCATTAGAATACAAAAATGAAGAGCTGCTATATCCTAAGGAAGTCAAATACATTTTAGAAACAGACAATGCAACATCTTATACCGAAACTGCCCAACAAATTAATGAAAACGATATGATTCATATGGTTTTGGTACAGCATGAGTTTGGGTTATTCAGAAACCATGAAGACCATTTTCTACAATTCTTAAAACAACTCAACAAACCTGTAATAATTGCTTTTCACACCGTTTTGCCAAAACCAAACGAAAATTTAAAACAATTGGTAAAAAATATAGAAGCAATAGTACAATCAATCATAGTGATGACTAAAACCTCCGCCAAAATTCTTGTAGAGGATTATGGCATAGAAAATACTTCAATAGAAGTTATTCCACACGGAACGCATTTAGTGGAGCATTTAGACAAAGAAACTTTAAAAGAAAAACACCATTTAAGTGGCAGAAAAGTACTGGCTACCTTTGGTTTACTCAGCTCCGGAAAATGCATAGAAACCAGTATTAGTGCCTTACGCCTTATTGTAAAGCGATATCCGGAAGTACTTTTTCTCGTTATTGGAAAAACACATCCCAATGTGGTTAAAGAAGAAGGTGAACGCTACCGCGATAGGTTACAAGAAAAAATTGAAGAAATGCATTTGCAACACAACGTGAAATTCATCAACCAATATTTATCACTTAAAGATTTACTGGAATATTTACAGCTTACCGACATCTATCTTTTCACTTCCAAAGACCGAAATCAAGCCGTTAGCGGCACTTTTGCGTATGCTTTGAGTTGTGGTTGTCCCATCATTTCTACGCCTTTTCCACATGCTAATGAAGTATTGCAAGATGAAACCGGCATCATAGTCGATTTTGAAAACCCAAAACAATTGGCTCGAAATGTTATTAATTTGATAGAAGACAATGAACTGTGCTCTAGAATTTCAGCCAACGGAATCCATAGAATAGCACCAACCGTTTGGGAAAACTCCGCTATTGCGCATGCTTTACTATTTGATAGTGTAACAAAAAACAATCTGGCTTTAACTTATAAAATCCCTGAAATCAATCTCAATCATGTCAAAAAAATGACTACCGATTATGCGATGATTCAGTTTTCTGATATTAACCAACCGGATATAGAATCGGGCTATACTTTAGATGACAATGCTCGAGCTTTAGTGGCCATGTGCCAACATTATGAGATTACAAAAGAAGAATCTGATTTAGAATACATCAACCTCTATTTCAATTTTATTAAAGAATGTCTGCAAGACGAAAATTACTTTTTAAACTATGTAGACAAACATAAAAAATTCACCAAACAAAATAGTGAAACCAATTTGGCTGATTCTAACGGAAGAGCCATTTGGGCTTTAGGCTATTTGATTTCCTTCAGCGATATAATGCCCGAAGAATTGATTGAAGATGCCAGAAACGTGATGAAATTGTCTTTATCTAATGTTTTAAATATTCATTCACCCAGAGCGATGGCGTTTATTATAAAAGGAATATATTATAGTAATAGTAAAAACAACAAAGCCTCTAACTTATTCTTGATTAAACATTTGGCAGATAAGTTGGTACAAATGTACAAGCATGAATCTAAAGAAAAATGGCAATGGTATGAAAGCTATTTAACTTATGGAAACAGCATTTTGTCTGAAGCCATGTTGTGTGCTTATTTAACATTGGGCACAACCATTTACAAAGAAATAGCGATTATTTCGTTTGACTTTTTATTGAATAAAATTTTTACCGAAAACAGTATAAAAGTCATTTCCAATAAAGGTTGGATGAATAACAATGAGGAAACGCGGGAAGAAAAAATCGGTGGTGAACAACCTATTGATGTGGCTTACACCATTATGGCATTAAGCAAATTCTACGATGCCTTCCACGATGAAGACTATTTGCAAAAAATGAGAATTGCTTTCAATTGGTTTTTAGGTAAAAACCATTTAAACCAAATCATTTATAATCCTTGTACCGGCGGTTGTTATGACGGCTTGGAAGAAGATTACATCAACCTCAACCAAGGAGCTGAATCTACCGTGAGTTATTTGATGGCCAGATTAACCATTGAAAAGTATTTTGGCGCTCAAAATAAAAGGCAAACAACTGCTAAAGTATCCCAAAACAGATTACCAAAAACCAATAGACCATCTCAATATGTTTCACTTTAA
- a CDS encoding YtxH domain-containing protein, which translates to MSTTKIILGVLGGVAVGALAGILLAPDKGTKTRKRILQKGNDYSNELKNKFEDLYNNAANKYDGAVDKAKELATDHQVK; encoded by the coding sequence ATGAGCACAACCAAAATAATATTAGGAGTTTTAGGTGGCGTAGCCGTTGGTGCGTTGGCCGGAATTTTATTAGCGCCTGACAAAGGAACTAAAACCAGAAAAAGAATTCTACAAAAAGGAAATGATTATTCCAATGAGCTTAAAAACAAATTCGAGGACTTGTATAACAACGCTGCCAATAAATATGATGGCGCTGTAGATAAAGCCAAAGAATTAGCAACAGATCATCAGGTAAAATAA
- a CDS encoding serine hydrolase — protein MKKLFFFLVAIGYSAMALAQQDKRLKGIDVELNKILESTKAAGFAVAVVEGDKIIYAKGFGYRDYENKVSVDANTLFAIGSSSKAFTSAILGQLRKEDKLSFDDSPRKYIPELKFFNDNMNNNIIIKDLMCHRTGMSRHDFSWYFFPTTSKDTLVQRLAHQEPFAGVREKWLYNNFMFLTQGVIAERITGKSWEDNIKERFFQPLGMTRSNASIGEMKTATNAAFGYELKKETVISKMEYYDISGMSPAGSINSSVNDMSNWMITWLNKGKFKGQQLIPENYIEEAMSSQMVIGGALFDKENPDIHFANYGYGWFLKSYKGHYRVNHGGNIDGFSADVTLFPSDNIGIVVLVNQNGSAAPGLVRNTISDYILKVNKTDFVKMYNEDMAKAKKAESEVKKKAAAEKIVNTKPSHILQEYTGKYSNPGYGEFSITNVNDSLFANFKLKKLYLRHAHYDIFEPFEVNNKVIDTTESDGNTRFNFATNDMGDIASLKVKLDELLEPIEFKRRPNTIKVSKEVLAQYVGEYELAGMTVKVYTKDDTKLFLFVAGQPEYELLATDTHQFSFKTIEGFKVKFEEEADKTIKSVILIQPNGKFTAKRKL, from the coding sequence ATGAAAAAATTGTTCTTCTTCTTAGTAGCTATTGGCTACTCGGCTATGGCATTGGCGCAACAAGACAAGCGCTTGAAAGGGATTGATGTTGAGTTAAACAAGATTTTAGAATCCACAAAAGCCGCTGGATTTGCGGTGGCAGTAGTAGAAGGCGATAAGATTATCTATGCTAAAGGTTTTGGGTATAGAGATTATGAAAATAAGGTTTCGGTAGATGCGAATACTTTGTTTGCTATTGGCTCTTCTTCAAAAGCTTTTACTTCGGCTATTTTAGGTCAGTTGCGCAAAGAAGATAAATTGTCTTTTGATGACAGCCCGAGAAAATATATTCCGGAGTTGAAATTCTTTAATGATAATATGAATAACAACATTATCATTAAAGACCTGATGTGTCATCGCACGGGTATGTCGCGTCATGATTTTTCATGGTATTTTTTTCCAACTACTTCCAAAGACACTTTGGTACAGCGCTTAGCACATCAGGAACCTTTTGCCGGTGTGAGAGAAAAGTGGTTGTACAATAATTTTATGTTTTTAACCCAAGGTGTTATTGCCGAGCGCATCACCGGGAAAAGTTGGGAAGACAATATTAAAGAACGTTTTTTTCAACCGCTGGGCATGACAAGGTCTAATGCTTCTATTGGAGAAATGAAAACGGCTACCAATGCTGCTTTTGGATATGAGTTGAAGAAAGAGACTGTCATTAGTAAAATGGAGTATTATGATATTTCGGGTATGAGTCCGGCAGGAAGCATCAACAGTAGTGTAAATGATATGTCTAATTGGATGATCACTTGGCTTAACAAAGGAAAGTTTAAAGGGCAACAACTCATTCCTGAGAATTATATTGAAGAAGCTATGAGTTCTCAGATGGTTATTGGCGGAGCCTTATTTGATAAAGAAAACCCGGATATTCATTTTGCTAATTATGGTTATGGTTGGTTTTTAAAATCTTATAAAGGACATTACCGCGTAAATCACGGTGGAAACATTGATGGTTTCTCAGCGGATGTTACCCTTTTTCCGAGTGATAATATTGGGATAGTGGTCTTAGTGAATCAAAATGGTTCAGCAGCTCCGGGTTTGGTTAGAAATACGATTTCAGACTATATCTTAAAGGTAAACAAAACCGATTTCGTAAAAATGTATAATGAAGATATGGCTAAGGCCAAAAAAGCAGAAAGTGAAGTAAAGAAAAAAGCCGCTGCCGAAAAAATAGTGAATACCAAACCTTCTCACATTTTACAAGAGTATACCGGTAAATATTCTAATCCGGGTTATGGTGAGTTTAGCATTACCAATGTAAACGATTCCTTGTTTGCTAATTTCAAATTAAAAAAACTCTATTTGAGACATGCTCATTATGATATTTTTGAACCTTTTGAAGTGAATAATAAAGTGATCGACACAACAGAAAGCGATGGCAATACCCGTTTTAATTTTGCTACCAATGACATGGGTGATATAGCTTCATTAAAAGTAAAGTTGGATGAATTATTAGAGCCTATCGAATTTAAACGCAGACCTAATACGATAAAAGTTAGTAAAGAGGTTTTGGCCCAATATGTAGGCGAGTATGAGTTGGCCGGAATGACCGTTAAAGTTTATACCAAAGACGATACTAAACTGTTTTTGTTTGTAGCCGGACAGCCGGAATATGAATTGTTGGCTACCGACACGCATCAATTTTCTTTTAAAACCATTGAAGGTTTTAAAGTGAAGTTTGAAGAAGAAGCCGATAAAACGATAAAAAGCGTGATTTTAATTCAGCCTAATGGGAAGTTTACGGCAAAGCGGAAGTTGTAA
- a CDS encoding glyoxalase has translation MQTRDKIKSAFFITFNGNCKRALKLYQTCFGGELYFDTFAQSITGLEELPVVGGFFISNKITIYGSDLVHNEGRRTGNHIALYVYCDSHEERLLYLQTLDANVPENYKEQKLIEITDLYGVVWVFGV, from the coding sequence ATGCAAACAAGAGATAAAATAAAGAGTGCCTTTTTCATTACTTTCAACGGTAATTGCAAAAGGGCACTCAAGTTGTATCAAACCTGTTTTGGTGGTGAATTGTATTTTGACACTTTTGCACAATCAATTACAGGTCTTGAGGAATTACCGGTAGTAGGAGGATTTTTTATTTCTAATAAGATTACTATCTATGGTTCAGATTTGGTACATAACGAAGGCAGACGAACAGGTAATCATATCGCGCTTTATGTGTATTGCGATAGTCATGAAGAGCGATTATTGTATTTGCAAACGCTAGATGCCAATGTTCCTGAAAATTATAAAGAGCAAAAGCTTATAGAGATTACAGACCTTTATGGAGTGGTGTGGGTTTTTGGGGTGTAG
- a CDS encoding lmo0937 family membrane protein, with product MSNLLYTIAVVLLILWAIGFFAYSAGNIIHILLVIAVIAIVLRLIQGKRL from the coding sequence ATGAGCAATTTACTTTATACAATAGCCGTTGTGCTACTTATTTTATGGGCAATAGGATTCTTTGCCTATAGTGCCGGAAACATTATACATATTCTGTTAGTCATCGCTGTCATCGCTATCGTTCTAAGATTGATTCAAGGTAAAAGATTATAA
- a CDS encoding DoxX family protein produces MKKDKIIYWTATIFILLFEGLMPLATLLFAPQYATAGTEPLGYPNYFAYALIVCKVLGVIAITLPQVSPKVKEWAYAGFTFNLLFAALSHAVVDGNIGFVIMPIVILGILAVSYYYADKISKND; encoded by the coding sequence ATGAAAAAAGATAAAATAATATACTGGACCGCAACCATCTTCATATTACTGTTTGAAGGTCTAATGCCTTTAGCTACACTATTATTTGCACCACAGTATGCTACGGCAGGAACTGAACCCTTGGGTTATCCTAATTACTTTGCTTATGCTCTTATTGTATGTAAGGTGTTGGGAGTCATTGCTATAACATTGCCACAAGTTTCTCCAAAGGTAAAAGAATGGGCTTATGCCGGATTTACTTTTAACCTTTTGTTTGCCGCATTGAGTCACGCTGTGGTTGATGGCAATATTGGGTTTGTGATTATGCCCATTGTGATTTTAGGAATACTGGCTGTTTCTTATTACTATGCTGATAAAATCTCTAAAAATGATTAG
- a CDS encoding macro domain-containing protein: MKVKFFDKNVRNKFWKYFSIVSAVLSFILLFNVVQDEYEEYLVYLGCLFAFILVVIYLVIWYRANKLTDINIDVDGSNVNIKCGDIFLENGLKVIAFNEYFDTLVDDKIISKKSLNGIFINRIFGENTSELDQFIEASTNSSDVIDGECQRNLGGKTVKFKLSTIFVYNDFVLTAFTKFDEHNKATLTMPEYLEFLINFWDRINRVYAQKTVSVPIFGSGITRIKEHKNIADEDLLKIMLWTFKLSEMKFKYPAKLAIIIHKDKMGQINLFNLKSIELDL, translated from the coding sequence ATGAAAGTAAAATTTTTTGATAAAAACGTAAGGAATAAATTCTGGAAATATTTTTCAATAGTTTCAGCTGTTCTTTCTTTTATATTACTTTTCAATGTCGTGCAAGATGAATATGAAGAATATCTAGTCTATCTTGGATGTCTGTTTGCATTTATACTAGTTGTTATTTACCTCGTTATCTGGTACCGTGCAAACAAGTTAACCGATATAAATATTGACGTGGACGGAAGCAATGTAAACATAAAATGTGGCGATATATTTTTAGAAAATGGATTGAAAGTTATAGCATTTAATGAGTATTTTGACACACTGGTTGACGATAAAATTATCTCAAAAAAATCACTTAACGGAATATTCATTAACCGCATTTTTGGAGAAAATACCAGCGAGCTAGACCAGTTTATAGAAGCCAGCACAAATTCATCAGATGTTATTGATGGTGAATGTCAAAGAAATCTCGGAGGCAAAACAGTAAAATTTAAATTAAGTACTATTTTTGTTTATAATGATTTTGTCCTGACTGCGTTTACAAAATTTGACGAGCATAATAAGGCAACCCTAACAATGCCTGAATATTTAGAATTTCTTATAAATTTTTGGGATAGAATAAACCGAGTGTACGCTCAAAAAACTGTATCGGTTCCCATCTTTGGTTCTGGTATCACGCGAATAAAAGAGCACAAAAATATCGCTGATGAAGATTTGTTGAAAATTATGCTCTGGACATTTAAACTAAGTGAAATGAAATTTAAATATCCTGCAAAACTAGCTATCATAATACATAAGGATAAGATGGGTCAAATAAATTTATTCAACCTAAAATCTATAGAGCTGGATTTATGA
- a CDS encoding MlaD family protein, giving the protein MTKKSGYTLKLGMFVILGVLLFIIAIYFIGKNKNLFGETFELKSHFNNVSGLKVGNNVRFSGINVGSVKAIEFVSDTSVVVLVAIKEEVHQYIKSDAMASIGSDGLMGDKVLTISPGSSSKMIVKNNGTIASTKAVEMEDLMQGIKISVDNAQVITYELAEFTSKMNNENSMLSKLVNDDKMGKSLDATLVNMQNATKGLNENMEAAKHNFLLKGYFNKKKKAEEKKIKELEEKKKKELEAKKKKELEAKKLLENKK; this is encoded by the coding sequence ATGACTAAGAAATCAGGATATACATTAAAATTAGGCATGTTTGTCATATTAGGTGTTTTACTTTTTATAATTGCCATTTATTTTATTGGCAAAAACAAAAATTTATTTGGGGAGACCTTTGAATTAAAATCACACTTCAATAATGTCAGTGGATTAAAAGTAGGTAACAATGTCCGGTTTTCGGGTATTAATGTTGGTTCCGTAAAAGCGATTGAATTTGTCTCCGACACTTCAGTGGTAGTATTGGTGGCGATAAAAGAAGAAGTGCATCAATACATCAAATCGGATGCTATGGCAAGCATTGGTTCCGATGGATTAATGGGCGACAAAGTACTGACCATTTCACCCGGGTCATCATCTAAAATGATTGTAAAAAACAATGGTACTATTGCTTCTACCAAAGCCGTAGAAATGGAAGATCTCATGCAAGGCATCAAAATTAGTGTCGATAATGCACAGGTTATTACCTATGAATTGGCTGAATTCACTTCTAAAATGAACAATGAAAACAGCATGTTGTCTAAATTGGTTAACGATGACAAAATGGGGAAATCACTCGATGCCACTTTAGTCAATATGCAAAATGCTACCAAAGGATTAAATGAGAATATGGAAGCCGCCAAACACAATTTTCTGTTGAAAGGTTATTTCAATAAAAAGAAAAAAGCCGAAGAGAAAAAAATTAAAGAATTGGAAGAGAAAAAGAAAAAGGAATTAGAGGCGAAGAAGAAAAAAGAACTCGAAGCCAAAAAGCTATTGGAAAATAAAAAGTAG
- a CDS encoding TIR domain-containing protein produces MSKNCNYSAFYVSEPFSESALGAHATKDFCYYNMLKAWKGLDNSFPFNNAHDTTYNVRDNSDWETTLKPRLRERLRNSKNIVLFLSDDTINSKALKEEIDYGINTLELPVIVIYPDLKSNSDLLNVDKTGLNNKVKGLWDKLPIFKDSMSKVPVLHVPMSKDTIRQALNNSNFIVGSGKNAGNYYY; encoded by the coding sequence ATGAGTAAAAATTGCAATTACAGTGCATTCTACGTGAGTGAACCATTCAGTGAATCAGCTCTCGGGGCACACGCAACAAAAGATTTTTGTTATTACAATATGTTGAAAGCGTGGAAAGGCTTGGACAATTCGTTTCCTTTTAATAACGCTCATGACACAACATATAACGTTCGTGATAATAGCGATTGGGAAACTACACTCAAACCCCGACTTAGGGAAAGGTTGAGAAATTCCAAAAATATTGTATTATTTCTGAGTGACGACACAATAAATTCAAAAGCTTTGAAGGAAGAAATTGATTATGGAATTAATACTCTAGAGTTACCTGTTATCGTAATATATCCTGACTTAAAAAGTAATAGTGATTTATTAAATGTCGATAAAACCGGTTTAAATAATAAAGTAAAAGGCCTTTGGGATAAATTGCCTATTTTCAAAGACTCAATGTCGAAAGTACCGGTATTACATGTCCCAATGAGCAAAGATACCATTCGTCAAGCTCTGAATAATTCGAATTTCATCGTCGGCTCAGGAAAAAACGCTGGAAATTATTATTATTAA
- a CDS encoding ABC transporter ATP-binding protein, with product MESNAAVIEINDLHKAFGENEVLKGVNITVNKSEDVVILGRSGTGKSVTIKCVVGLEKADQGAIKVFGTDITTLNGNELNQIRTRIGFMFQNGALYDSMSVKQNLTFTLKHHEKSISKEEIETRISEALDNVGLLEAIDKMPSELSGGMRKRIGMARTLIIKPEIILYDEPTSGLDTITAREISELMVSVQKKYKTTSIIITHDMACAKLTGNRIMILNEGVVHAEGTYAALEKSKDEWVRSFFI from the coding sequence ATGGAAAGCAACGCAGCAGTTATAGAAATCAATGATTTACACAAAGCCTTTGGTGAAAACGAAGTGCTCAAAGGCGTTAATATTACCGTAAACAAAAGTGAAGACGTAGTAATATTAGGTCGTTCGGGTACAGGAAAATCAGTAACCATTAAATGTGTGGTCGGATTAGAAAAAGCGGACCAAGGCGCAATAAAAGTCTTTGGTACCGATATTACCACACTAAACGGCAACGAATTGAATCAAATCAGAACTCGTATAGGTTTTATGTTTCAGAATGGTGCTTTATACGACTCGATGTCAGTCAAACAAAACCTAACGTTTACGTTAAAGCATCACGAAAAATCCATCTCCAAAGAAGAAATTGAAACCCGAATATCTGAAGCATTGGACAATGTGGGTTTACTGGAAGCGATTGACAAAATGCCTTCGGAACTTTCCGGCGGTATGCGCAAACGCATTGGGATGGCGCGAACTTTAATCATCAAACCGGAAATCATTTTGTATGACGAACCTACTTCGGGATTGGATACTATCACCGCAAGGGAAATCAGTGAATTGATGGTTTCTGTTCAAAAGAAATACAAAACAACCTCCATCATCATTACTCATGATATGGCTTGCGCCAAATTAACCGGTAATCGGATTATGATTCTCAATGAAGGTGTCGTTCATGCAGAGGGCACTTATGCAGCATTAGAAAAAAGCAAAGACGAATGGGTAAGATCATTTTTTATATAA
- a CDS encoding SRPBCC family protein: protein MTTTTKITVEATINAPVQKVWNAWTNPSDIMIWNTADPSWHCPSSENDLKIGGRFKTRMEAKDGSFGFDFEGTYNKVDLHKEITYTMDDGRVAKTLFTEDGDTTKVETTFDAETQNTIELQKGGWQAILNNFVKHVEGKN, encoded by the coding sequence ATGACAACAACCACAAAAATTACAGTAGAAGCCACCATCAATGCTCCTGTACAAAAAGTTTGGAATGCTTGGACTAATCCGAGTGATATTATGATTTGGAATACAGCGGATCCCAGTTGGCATTGTCCAAGTAGTGAAAATGACCTTAAGATAGGCGGAAGATTCAAAACAAGAATGGAAGCCAAAGATGGTAGTTTTGGTTTTGATTTTGAAGGCACCTACAACAAGGTAGACCTGCATAAAGAAATTACCTATACCATGGATGATGGTAGAGTTGCCAAGACTTTATTTACCGAGGATGGAGATACTACTAAAGTAGAAACCACTTTTGATGCAGAAACTCAAAACACTATAGAGTTGCAAAAAGGCGGTTGGCAAGCCATTTTAAATAATTTTGTAAAACATGTAGAAGGTAAAAACTAA
- a CDS encoding two-component regulator propeller domain-containing protein: MKLIILLTLSILSTSCNSQEKKVNTNKKSDSDKVEIESQIGEYVTSIFEDSKGNLWFGTNGNGIARYDGENLKYFTTKDGLPSDRVTGIIEDSNGIFWLHTGEGVSKYDGKNFTNFLVGDDFSSNVITNLLIDSKNVFWVGTWNGVYKFDGQAFHPFSIPYPKVDTKINEDTKYWVTGIREDTEGNIWFRRDGYGVCKFDGKSFTHLLKKDGLHSNNITQIEFDKDGSVWIGTRVAERDDPDPKKRFGKGGINKMIGNEIISFPEIAGFNDGDVYEIYRDKSDNIWIATVKNGVYRYDGVAFKHYNVPISIMGMREDRKGNLWLGGAGGLYRINQNGEIINVTTKGPWK, translated from the coding sequence ATGAAACTGATTATTCTACTAACGTTATCGATTTTATCAACTTCTTGTAACTCACAAGAAAAGAAAGTAAACACTAATAAAAAAAGTGATTCAGATAAAGTAGAAATTGAATCTCAAATTGGAGAATATGTTACAAGTATTTTCGAAGATTCCAAAGGAAACTTGTGGTTCGGAACAAATGGAAATGGAATTGCAAGGTATGACGGTGAAAATTTAAAATATTTTACAACAAAGGACGGGTTGCCATCTGATAGAGTGACAGGAATAATTGAGGATTCAAATGGTATCTTTTGGTTACATACTGGAGAAGGCGTATCCAAATATGATGGGAAGAATTTTACGAATTTTTTAGTAGGAGACGATTTTAGCAGCAATGTGATTACCAATTTACTTATTGATAGTAAGAACGTTTTTTGGGTTGGCACTTGGAATGGTGTCTATAAATTTGACGGACAAGCATTTCATCCATTTTCAATTCCGTATCCTAAAGTAGATACCAAAATAAATGAAGATACCAAATATTGGGTAACGGGTATCAGAGAAGATACCGAAGGCAATATTTGGTTTCGAAGAGATGGTTATGGTGTCTGTAAATTTGATGGAAAATCATTTACTCATCTTCTGAAAAAAGATGGACTGCACTCTAATAATATCACCCAAATTGAATTTGACAAAGATGGAAGTGTTTGGATTGGAACGAGAGTCGCCGAAAGAGATGATCCTGACCCTAAAAAGCGATTTGGAAAGGGTGGAATCAATAAAATGATAGGGAATGAAATTATTTCATTTCCGGAAATAGCAGGATTTAATGATGGCGATGTGTACGAAATCTACAGAGACAAATCTGATAATATATGGATAGCGACCGTAAAAAATGGTGTATATAGATACGATGGAGTAGCATTTAAACACTACAATGTTCCAATTTCAATTATGGGAATGAGGGAAGACCGAAAAGGAAATTTATGGCTAGGCGGAGCAGGTGGATTATATAGAATTAATCAGAATGGGGAAATCATAAACGTAACTACAAAAGGACCTTGGAAATAA
- a CDS encoding ABC transporter permease: MIKSLKNTFEDTGNITLFTLRFFKELFKPPFQINEFIRQCYVVGYKSLPLVTITGFIMGLVLTIQSRPTMAKFGAESWLPSMVSLSLIREIAPVITALICAGKIASGIGAELGSMKVTEQIDAMEVSAINPYKYLVVTRILATTLMIPILVIFADFVGIFGGYIGYNVHGNMSMYRYFGGVFEHLEFLDVVPATIKTFFFGFFIGLIGCYKGFNASSGTASVGVAANSAVVTASLSIFIIDMLAVQITDLFF, translated from the coding sequence ATGATTAAAAGTCTCAAAAATACATTTGAAGATACCGGTAACATTACTTTGTTTACCCTAAGGTTTTTTAAAGAATTGTTTAAACCACCGTTTCAAATCAATGAATTTATCCGACAATGTTATGTTGTGGGCTATAAATCATTGCCCCTAGTCACCATCACTGGGTTTATCATGGGCTTAGTTCTCACTATACAATCGCGTCCGACAATGGCAAAGTTTGGCGCCGAGTCCTGGTTGCCCAGTATGGTTTCGCTATCGCTGATTAGAGAAATTGCGCCGGTAATTACCGCCTTAATCTGTGCCGGAAAAATTGCTTCGGGCATTGGTGCCGAATTAGGTTCGATGAAAGTAACCGAACAAATAGATGCCATGGAAGTTTCGGCTATTAATCCCTATAAATATTTAGTGGTTACCCGAATTTTAGCTACTACCTTAATGATTCCCATATTGGTAATTTTTGCCGATTTTGTTGGAATCTTTGGCGGTTATATTGGCTATAACGTCCACGGAAACATGAGTATGTACCGCTACTTCGGAGGCGTTTTTGAACATTTAGAATTCTTAGATGTAGTGCCGGCAACGATTAAAACTTTCTTCTTCGGTTTCTTTATCGGATTAATTGGTTGTTATAAAGGGTTTAATGCTTCGAGCGGAACAGCCAGTGTTGGTGTCGCAGCCAATTCGGCGGTAGTAACAGCATCTCTTTCTATTTTCATTATTGATATGTTGGCCGTACAAATAACCGATTTATTCTTTTAA